The proteins below come from a single Salvelinus alpinus chromosome 18, SLU_Salpinus.1, whole genome shotgun sequence genomic window:
- the LOC139544580 gene encoding E3 ubiquitin-protein ligase MARCHF3-like produces MTTSRCTLLPEVLPERSDSAHTVSCLSDRDFDPMGSLDYPTEPDLPGKAIEEQSSPANGEPQYYMQVSAKDGQLLSPIVGAYAKQSPLPERPMCRICHDGGGQEELLSPCECAGTLGTIHRSCLEHWLSASGTSACELCHYQFTVQRKNRPLMEWVRNPGLRQEKRTLFGDMVCFLLITPLATISGWLCLRGAVDHLHFSSRLEAVGLITLTVALFTIYLFWTLVSLRYHCRLYNEWRQTNQRVVLLLPRSHGEQSAPPSSRGPSREKWPSKETIV; encoded by the exons ATGACAACCAGTCGCTGCACTCTGTTGCCGGAGGTGCTGCCAGAGCGTTCTGACTCTGCCCACACAGTGAGCTGCTTGAGCGACAGGGACTTTGATCCAATGGGGAGCCTGGACTACCCGACAGAGCCTGACCTCCCAGGAAAAGCAATTGAAGAGCAGAGCAGTCCGGCCAATGGAGAGCCGCAGTACTACATGCAAGTGTCTGCCAAGGATGGGCAGCTGCTGTCACCTATCGTGGGAGCGTACGCCAAACAGAG CCCTCTGCCTGAGCGGCCCATGTGTCGGATCTGTCATGACGGAGGGGGTCAGGAGGAGCTGCTCTCCCCCTGTGAGTGTGCAGGGACCCTGGGTACCATCCACCGGAGCTGCCTGGAGCACTGGCTCTCTGCCTCTGGCACCAGCGCTTGTGAGCTCTGCCACTACCAGTTCACTGTACAGAGGAAGAACCGGCCACTGATGGAG TGGGTGCGTAACCCGGGCCTGCGCCAGGAAAAACGGACGCTGTTCGGCGACATGGTGTGCTTCCTGCTCATCACGCCTCTGGCCACAATCTCGGGGTGGCTGTGTCTGCGGGGGGCCGTGGACCACCTGCACTTTTCCAGCCGCCTGGAGGCCGTGGGCCTCATTACCCTTACCGTGGCCCTCTTCACCATCTACCTCTTCTGGACCCTG GTGTCGCTCAGGTATCACTGTCGGCTGTACAACGAATGGCGGCAGACCAATCAGAGGGTGGTGCTTCTCCTCCCCAGGTCACATGGTGAACAGTCTGCTCCGCCCTCTTCACGAGGCCCATCTCGTGAAAAATGGCCATCCAAAGAGACTATTGTCTGA